AAATAAGAATCAGTTTCGTGCTGTATTTTTAAGAACAAAGAGGGTTGTCATCACGACAACCCTCTTTGTTCTTTTTTAATTAACCTAAACCTTAATTCCATGAAAATCTGTTTCAAATATAAGAATCACTTTTAAATCGATCGAATATTTAATGAAAAAAATGCGCTGTTATTAACATGATTTGTTAAATGAAGAGTTTGTGTTAACTATTTAAAGTGTAAAAATTAACATTTTAAGTAGGGATGTTTTTTTCTGTAACATGATGATCTTTTTATTGTTTGTTTTTTGCTTTTTAGAGAAACAGTAATATTTTATTACTTGAAAGTAGGGAGAGTGCATATATGATATTTGTTTGGAATAAATTTCAAAAAAAGTATTGTCAATGAAAAATAAGTATTATATATTTGCACCGTAAAAAGTATATGGCGGTTTAGTGTAGTGGCCTAGCACGCATCTCTCTCACGGATGAGACTCGGGTTCGATTCCCGAATCCGCTACAAGTTGAAGGTTCGAAGTTTCGAGCCTTTTTTTTGACTTTTTTTCTTATTCATAAGAAGAATAAGATTGTGAGGGTATATTTTATAAAACTACTAATAAAAAAGATTTGTGTATTTCTATTCTGCTTGAAAGAAGTTCTTTTTGTATCTTTACACCGAAAATATTATTATTTTTTATCACATATAATGCTTATAAAATGAAAAATACAAAACGTTTCGGAATTTTATTTCTTGCGGGGGTTTTTGCATGCCCTTTTGCTTCGGCTGTACCGGTTGGCGGTATCGATGTTTTGGGTGGTCGTAATCGTTTAGTAGTTCGTATCGATCCTTCGTTTGAACCTTCTTCACAGTTCGAACTTAAAGTAGACCGGAAAAAGTATGTATTCGATATAAACGAAACTCAAAAAAGAAATACAGGTAATGAATTTACTATAGATAATTTAAAAGAAAAAGATCATAAAGTGACCTTGTCTTTTAAAGATAACAACGGGAAACCTGTAAAATATACCCGGGAAGTGACAGTTTATGGAGATAATTATGAAAAAACGCTTCCGGTTAGAGATCTAAAATCGGCAATATATAACAAAGAAATTAATGAACTTACTCTTAATTGGGGAAATCCGGTTTCAGATTATGCAGGGGCTGTTATTTCTTACACTAATATGAGAGGACGTAAGGCTGTTCTGAGCTTACCCTATGATCGTACAACCATCGCAACTCGGGTAAACGCTCTCGAGGTACGGTCGGCTTATTGTCCCGATGCATGTGTAGATACTTTTTATTCGGTTGCGAAAGTTTTAAAAGATGTGCCCGTGGCGACTCCTAAAGATATATGGGGGGGCGTGTATGTTCCTACTGTCGTATACGAAGTAATGGATACGGCAAAGAATACCGAAGGGGAAACGATATATCGTAAATTGATTAAAGACGATCCTACTTCTTTCTTTGCCAATGTGGTATATCGGGTTTTGAACGCTTTGTATGAAACGCCTCAGGATTCTTTCCCCAAAGTATATACGATGAGAAATATCCTTGGTCCGGTTATTCCGGCGAAAGAATATAATTTCCCGGCTTCGACTCCGGCATATATGGGTAGTGACGGTTCGGGAAATTGTACGATGAAAATAAATGTAACGCATATCGAAAAATTTATGAAAGATCATCCGGGAGAATACCAAAAGCTCGAAGATGAGATTATCGGTATATTCCTGCATGAATTTACCCATTCTTATCAATTCCGATGCCGTGCAAATAATAGAGAAGAAGGTGCTTTTACTGAAGGTATGGCCGATGCCGTACGTTTTATGACCGGCGGTTTTACCGAAGAGGATCGGGTAAGAGCCGGATTAGCCGGAGAAAAGAGCGATTTAAAATGGTTCTCGAGATATCGTATTACCGGATGTTTCTTGATGTGGCTGCGTAATTTCGATGGAGATTTTGTACACAA
Above is a genomic segment from Coprobacter tertius containing:
- a CDS encoding basic secretory protein-like protein, which translates into the protein MKNTKRFGILFLAGVFACPFASAVPVGGIDVLGGRNRLVVRIDPSFEPSSQFELKVDRKKYVFDINETQKRNTGNEFTIDNLKEKDHKVTLSFKDNNGKPVKYTREVTVYGDNYEKTLPVRDLKSAIYNKEINELTLNWGNPVSDYAGAVISYTNMRGRKAVLSLPYDRTTIATRVNALEVRSAYCPDACVDTFYSVAKVLKDVPVATPKDIWGGVYVPTVVYEVMDTAKNTEGETIYRKLIKDDPTSFFANVVYRVLNALYETPQDSFPKVYTMRNILGPVIPAKEYNFPASTPAYMGSDGSGNCTMKINVTHIEKFMKDHPGEYQKLEDEIIGIFLHEFTHSYQFRCRANNREEGAFTEGMADAVRFMTGGFTEEDRVRAGLAGEKSDLKWFSRYRITGCFLMWLRNFDGDFVHKFNRTGVDLKNWSFSKAVKSILGEQYEVQDLWDQYIREVKEEALEMGIN